TGACATCTTAATTAAATATATCTTTTACATTAGTTTATATATAATatctttaattttattaaatattataaattaaatcaaaaaaattatacaTCAAGTATTAAGTATCAACCATTTTGATAGGTTGGAGTATATGGAGTGCATTGAAAATCTTTTTTTTCCTTCAAGAAGCGACTCAATCATAGGATTAAGAACTATGTAAAATTTGGGAGAATTTAATTCAACATCCTTATTATTAAACCTAGTAACCGCCACTTTTTCATATTGATAAAAATACCCTTTCTATTATTTATGTCATCTCAAATTTATGATTGACAATAAAATTTCACTCTAAAAAAAccagtaaaatataaaaattcgGTAGTATATTTTAAAAATCTGGTATATATTTTTACTGACCTAGAAGTACAATTTGCATTTTTATCAGAATTTTAAAAGTCCATATGAATTTTtaccaaatttaaaaaaaaacgatatgattttttagtgatttttttaaaaaaatctagtaAAATGCAAATAACTTGGATATTTTAAAACATTCAAATATTTtccaaatattttgaaaatctgGTATACCAAAATTTTTAGCCCACCTCTAAATAATTTGTTAGTTCAAATCAACATGCTATCCTTATGTGCGCCTGAGGTGGATGGTTCTTCTACATATTTTACCCAATTCTTACCATTAACTTTGTATGTTTTACTTACATCTTTTtgtatcttttgaaagtttaattaGGTTATGGTATCTTTTAGAAATTTTAAATCattcattatatgttttaattgatAGATAATTCCCTCATAGACCGAAGTGTTATCATGGACACAATCTACTAGAAGACAACATGGTATAATTGTTGTTACCGTTCATTTAGATATAGCACATGGGCAAAAAGGGATGGAAGATAAATGAATTATGGATTGTGAGAGAGGAGGAAAGTATAAGAACCTGAATACCTCTTAAGGCACTAATAGTAGAAGAGTGAAATGTCTATTTATGTTGAGATATGCGCCAAACATATTTAGTTGGAATGTAACTATTAGATATGGTATTCATAACCATGAACTAGATCAGGATTTAATGAGTCATGGCATATTAGGCCATTTAAAACCTCATGAAAGACAATTTCTGAATGAAATGAGAAAGTAGAACATGGCGTCGAGATTCATAATTGCCTCTTAGAAATGATACCAAAATTTTAGTAAATTCGGTAAAACTTCATGAtttacccaaaaaaaaaaaccgGTATATTGGATCAAAAATCTGCTAAAAAAACCGGTATATATGAGTAAAATTGGTAGGTTGTGTCCCATAAGCTTGGttttgtacaaaattagtttaaattaagaaaaatttagaaaaaataaattgagataaattctaaaataagtttataaaagaagatataattcatcttttaaatttttttttagacaAGTTAGAACTAAAGAAATTCGATATGATATTAGAATTTATCTATTCCATGTTAGATTCATTGTTATAGTCATCTTATTATTAAACTAATATAAAACAATTGaatcatttttatataatttctcTATTTTTTGGACTCAATGATATTTCTCAATAAATATCACTCCCAATTTTAAAATCACATCAATTTTAATATTAGAATTATGTTTGATTAaacaaaagtattgttttgaattgacaataaaatataatataaatttataaaatgagCATTTTTCGTCTACTTATAGGGATCTGTTTAAAAGAATCCCTTTAAAGTCAGAATAAAATTTGATATTAATTTAGTCAAATACAaaattatttgcatttaatttgATTCGAATTTGAGAATTAGAGAAGAATTCATTTTCTTAAAATCTAACTTTCATCACTAAACAAACATTAAAGGTTATAAAACGAGTCATTGAccactttaaaaataattttataatgtaTGTTAAAACAGTTGGTAATTATTGTTAATATGTAATTATTTGTGTCTGTAAATGCTCGATTCTACAGAGTCGAATTAGTGTGTATTCGACATAGtcacatataatttatataatagatGTATCTGTTGGATTCAATAGAAAATTGAATACAGCCGATCAAAGTATGtattaattgattattttgaGAATTGCTTGTTGTGCAAGTAATCTATTTATAAATAGGGAGGTACCGTATTCTTATAAAGAAgtactccctccggtctcaattataagcaaacatttaatttttagattcattcaacaatcaatgtatttagtctaataatagactaaatacattaattgttgaatgaatctaaaaattaaatttttgcttataaatgagaccagaggGAGTAGAATAGAGACACTAGTACAAAAAGAACAATATGATTTaaaaatttacacccgatattctaaaaacgggtgtaaattagaaACGTgatggcaattttgtaaataaagtttcatTTTAAGGATTAACATGTGACAAATTACACTCTATTTATTAAAAATCaggtgtaaattaaaaatattattataatcagatATCAATTACTcccattaaatttaaaaagggtgtaaatttaaattgtttaaaaaaattatttaacttcATAACTCAACTCGACACCCCAAATGAACATACCCACAATCTTTAAACATTTGTTACATTGACGCATCTAAACCTGCAAGAGAGTCAGTCTCCAACATACAACTTCACTTGCCTCGATATTCAGATCGTAGCACCGCAACATACAGAACCCATCATCCATCTGCAGCACATCGACACAACTTTATCCTTCAAGCAGATTCAACAGCAACCACGGTGcatcaacaacagaagcacaaCCTACATATCCTCCAATCTTCAATGCAATCGCAAACACCGACGCGAGCTTCACCTCACGGaccacatcatcatcatcatcggcaAAAACGAAAACTGACACACACAACTGCAACGATTCCAGAACACAGGTGAGCTCAACGCAGCAACGTTATTGATCATCGTTATCTGATTCAATCTACAATAACAATTTAGGACGCTTCTATATAACTTTATGAttcttttttcttgtaatttcTCAACAATTTGTTTATGCTAAATGTAAAGTTAATAGGTAAATTTGAACTTTCAAATGTGAGAGATGGATGCATGGAAAGTGTTTGTAAAAATGTCTCTTTGAACTTTGAAGGACTTCTTCATATACACCTTCTGCAAGGAAAGGATCTCGACCTGCTCATTGtcatttttctttataataatgGTTCTCTTTATGGTAAATGATACTCTGACTTATACTTCAAATTCTTCCTTGAAAGGTCCAGATCACATTTTAATATTTTCCAACTCTATAATAATTTCAGCTTGAGTAGGTGGGTGGAGTGAGGAAGTGCAAAATATAATGCTTaataatctctaccatttataTATCTCTATATATAAACACAGACCTATACATGTATCTATAGCTTAACATTGTTGATTTCTCATATTTCTTTCCTATGGATGTGTTATTGTTGTTACTGTCTCTATTGGTTGCTTTCCTAAGCTTGAATGTAGTTGAGAGCCGAAAAAAACCGGCTGAGGAGCACTATGTTGAGTACTGTGCTATGAGCTGCAGAGCTTACAGTGCCTTAGTGACGGAGTTTAGAGCGGTTGGCGATGGACAAACTTCGAACACACAAGCCTTTAGACGGCGGTAGATCATCTGAGTCAGTACATCTATGTGAATATGCAAATGTAATGTACTTGAAGTGCTTTGAATGTTGATGGGAGAAAAAGGACAGAGACATATGGGACCACCTCCTCCTGGACAGATGTTGAGAGGACCTCCTCCACCTCGTCCTGGAATGCAACAGCCGCCACGTCCCGGCATGCCTCCTCCTCCTGGAAGTGGTGTTCCAGCGTATGGTCCACCCCGGCCTGGCATGCCTCCTCCACCAAATGCTCCAAATCAACAACAGCAAAATTGATTGGTATGTTTGTCAGTtattttgttctttcttttttatgATGATAATTTCTGTTTATCATTTAGGTATCTGAATATCTCTGTGTTCTTTAAGGTCAATGTTTATGACAGTCATATATAGATATTTTAAGGATTATATCGATCAATGCTCCAAATCCGTGGGATTTTTCTCCTGTGCTCAATTTAGATTTATCAAACAGTGGTGTAAGGAAAAAAACGGTAGAATTTCGAAACATGGACTATTACTTTACTCTAGTGATTTAATAATTGGGAAACTAAAATTCTTGTTTCTGTAGAATAGAAAAAACATGCCGTTAAACAACTTAAATTaagttatttttcataattatttgTTATCATGTTTGTTCACATGCAAGAATGGATGGATTTAAGTACTTGTGCTCAGATACTTTTTGATTTTGTTCTTTTGTTTAATGCACTTACTAGATAATTCTAGATGAGGTGGTTTGCTATGTGGTGTCGGGAAATTAAGTGGGATATGGATGTGCCTTGGAATGCCTTAGTGTATACATGTGAGTGTGATTAAATTTACTTGTATTTAAAGTCCTAAATGTCTTACAAGTGCTTTGTATGAAAACAGATGATGTCATTCTTGCCTCTCAGGTTTGATTATTAGCTTAACTAGTCTTGCACACTCAAGGCGGACGATATAGTAGTCTGATTTTCGGAACCAACCTCACTGATGTAGTCATAACAGGTAACTTTTGAGATATTGCGAATCGACGACTGAACTGTACAATCCGGTTAAGCTTTTGGGATTAATCTAAAATTTGGTTCCTTTAACAATGAATTTGAATAAGGGACAATGGAACATTAGATGGACAAGGTGAAGTGTGGTGGCAAAAGTTTCATAAGGGGGAGCTTAGTTATACAAGGCCTTACCTGATTGAAATCATGCACTCATATGATATTCAGAAATTGAATGCAGCAACATTGTTGTTCGAGGCATCACGATTCTCGCTCCTGTGAATTTGCCAAATACAGATGGGATCAACCCTGGTAAGTTAACAGAGCCAGCCGTGGAGATTTAAGTCCTGAAGAGTTGAAGAATAGACATGTTTGTTATATTGTGTGAAAATCTTTCCCAATCAGAAATTACAATTTAAATGTGTTCTTAGTATGACCCTAGCCAAAGTTTATCCAACTGGGTAGGGTTTAATTTCCCTTTGTCTCACTAGTGCTAGTTTATAGAATTGGTATAATCTTACTATTAGTGTTAAGATTCTCTAATTTTACTTTCCCATCCTGATTTTGTGTAAAATCTTGATTATGGTCTCCTCTATAGTGGAATCTTCTACTGAATCTTTAGAAGAGAGTTATAGACATGGCACAGTTGGGCTTGTCTCTTCTTCGGCTAAGTATATGATTGTTGACGATTCTATTTGCGAGAAACAAGAGACTCATACTAGGTGTTCGATCAATTGTCGTCAAATTGAACAGG
The Vicia villosa cultivar HV-30 ecotype Madison, WI linkage group LG6, Vvil1.0, whole genome shotgun sequence genome window above contains:
- the LOC131614128 gene encoding uncharacterized protein LOC131614128, with translation MDVLLLLLSLLVAFLSLNVVESRKKPAEEHYVEYCAMSCRAYSALVTEFRARHMGPPPPGQMLRGPPPPRPGMQQPPRPGMPPPPGSGVPAYGPPRPGMPPPPNAPNQQQQN